A single Brachionichthys hirsutus isolate HB-005 chromosome 17, CSIRO-AGI_Bhir_v1, whole genome shotgun sequence DNA region contains:
- the LOC137906916 gene encoding methyltransferase-like 26, with translation MLNVAAADRNKEPILAVLRESVSVKKPLQALEISSGTGQHVAYFAQALQNIIWQPSEYEHQYLHSIEAHRAHYHLHTVKPAIHLDVSLPHQCWEGIQPESFDLVVNINMIHITTMACTEGLFKGAAAVLKPRGLLLTYGPYGVNGQITPQSNVDFDHSLRRSNPEWGLRDIALLRSIGQASGLFLEKIAEMPSNNKCLLFRRESLV, from the exons ATGTTGAACGTCGCCGCCGCGGACAGGAACAAGGAGCCCATCCTGGCCGTCCTCCGGGAGAGCGTCAGCGTCAAGAAGCCCCTGCAGGCCCTGGAGATCTCCTCCGGGACCGGGCAGCATGTCGCGTACTTCGCGCAGGCCCTCCAGAACATCATCTGGCAACCATCGGAGTACGAGCACCAGTACCTGCACAG CATAGAAGCGCACCGAGCCCACTACCACCTGCACACGGTGAAGCCCGCCATCCACCTGGACGTTTCTCTGCCCCATCAGTGCTGGGAAGGGATCCAGCCGGAGAGCTTCGACCTGGTGGTCAACATCAACATGATCCACATCACCACCATGGCGTGCACGGAG GGTTTATTCAAAGGGGCTGCAGCAGTTCTGAAGCCGCGGGGTCTTCTGTTGACGTATGGC CCCTACGGAGTGAACGGGCAGATCACCCCTCAGAGTAACGTCGACTTTGACCACAGCCTACGACGCAG TAACCCGGAGTGGGGGCTCCGGGACATCGCCCTCCTCAGATCCATTGGGCAAGCCAGCGGTTTATTCTTGGAGAAGATC GCGGAGATGCCGTCAAACAACAAGTGTCTTCTGTTCAGGCGCGAGAGTTTGGTGTGA
- the wfikkn1 gene encoding WAP, Kazal, immunoglobulin, Kunitz and NTR domain-containing protein produces MYKVPLLLLDDGCIKDQSGHDGPSAHKRPFRWMRAYFLMILLCQFPRLSLTASVTEPKVKHGGFCPNKLNSNLWVDAQSTCERECDVDEDCAAFEKCCTNVCGLSSCVAARFSDGTPARADDGQGGGTGNDPHSSTATCEGFICSQQGAVCDIWDGQPICKCQGRCEKEPNFTCASDGLTYFNRCYMDAEACVRGVTLGVVACRFYLAGPHTSPLPRDTTANPTPTSSRGDPMPPTLHSNPRHQSVYAGGTVSFHCDAIGFPGPDVTWEKQNERRERLVMRPDQMYGNVVITNIGQLVIYNAQVWDTGIYTCIARNSVGILHADYPLSVIRRAAADFSEDPEMPMGRPFSPADCLAEVDLRACSSERHVDWHYDAGLGSCLAFSNGGCDDSRNRFETYEECKASCQREGAGVCSLPAVQGPCKAWEPRWAWSPLMKKCQAFAYGGCQGNANSFHTQKECEANCPQPKKKPCRTCRAKGKMVPSLCRSDFAIVGRLTELVEDLDSGLARFSLEEVLRDEKMGLTFFNTKHLEVTIAKIDWSCPCPNITLEETPLLVMGVVRDGVAVLHSDSYVRAVTERRLKKLRDAVNKSSCDAS; encoded by the exons ATGTATAAAGTCCCTCTTCTGCTgttggatgatggatgcattAAGGATCAAAGTGGGCACGACGGCCCGAGCGCACACAAACGACCATTTAGATGGATGCGTGCGTATTTCTTGATGATTTTACTTTGCCAGTTTCCCCGACTGTCTTTGACCGCGAGTGTGACCGAGCCTAAAGTTAAACACGGAGGCTTCTGTCCCAACAAGCTGAATTCCAATCTGTGGGTCGACGCGCAAAGCACCTGCGAGCGCGAGTGCGACGTGGACGAG GACTGTGCTGCTTTCGAGAAATGCTGCACCAACGTGTGCGGCCTGAGCAGCTGCGTGGCGGCGCGTTTCTCTGACGGCACCCCTGCCCGAGCAGACGATGGGCAGGGTGGGGGCACAGGGAACGACCCCCACTCTTCCACTGCCACCTGTGAAGGCTTCATatgcagccagcagggggcggtgtgCGACATCTGGGACGGACAGCCCATCTGTAAATGCCAGGGCCGGTGTGAGAAGGAACCCAACTTCACCTGCGCGTCGGACGGACTCACCTACTTCAACCGCTGCTACATGGACGCCGAGGCCTGCGTCCGCGGGGTGACGCTGGGAGTGGTCGCCTGCCGGTTCTATCTGGCCGGGCCTCACACCAGTCCGCTGCCTCGGGACACGACAGCCAACCCCACCCCTACGTCCTCCCGCGGAGACCCGATGCCCCCAACCTTGCACTCCAACCCTCGCCATCAGTCCGTCTACGCCGGAGGCACGGTCAGCTTCCACTGTGACGCCATCGGGTTCCCCGGACCCGACGTCACTTGGGAGAAGCAGAACGAACGGCGTGAACGTCTGGTCATGAGGCCTGACCAGATGTACGGCAACGTGGTCATCACCAACATCGGGCAGCTGGTCATTTACAACGCGCAGGTGTGGGACACGGGAATCTACACCTGCATTGCGCGGAATTCCGTGGGAATACTTCACGCCGACTACCCGTTGTCCGTCATCCGCCGGGCCGCCGCCGACTTCTCTGAAGATCCCGAGATGCCGATGGGGCGGCCATTCTCGCCGGCGGACTGCCTGGCCGAAGTGGACCTGAGGGCGTGCAGCAGCGAGCGGCACGTGGACTGGCATTACGACGCCGGCCTGGGCTCCTGCCTGGCCTTCAGCAACGGCGGCTGCGACGACAGCCGCAACCGATTTGAGACTTACGAGGAGTGCAAGGCCTCCTGTCAGAGAGAAGGGGCGGGCGTCTGCTCCCTGCCCGCCGTCCAGGGGCCCTGCAAAGCCTGGGAGCCGCGTTGGGCCTGGAGTCCCCTCATGAAGAAGTGCCAAGCCTTCGCCTACGGCGGCTGCCAAGGAAACGCCAACAGCTTCCACACCCAGAAGGAATGCGAGGCAAACTGTCCACAACCCAAAAAGAAACCTTGCCGGACCTGTCGGGCAAAGGGGAAAATGGTGCCCAGCTTGTGCCGGAGTGACTTCGCCATTGTGGGACGCCTGACAGAGCTGGTGGAAGATCTGGACTCCGGGCTGGCCCGCTTCAGCTTGGAGGAGGTGCTGAGGGATGAAAAGATGGGCCTGACTTTCTTTAATACCAAACACCTTGAGGTGACTATTGCCAAGATAGACTGGAGCTGTCCCTGTCCCAACATCACCCTGGAGGAAACCCCGTTGCTGGTCATGGGTGTCGTGCGGGACGGGGTGGCCGTCCTGCACTCCGACAGCTACGTGCGAGCCGTAACCGAACGCAGACTCAAGAAGCTGCGCGACGCCGTGAACAAAAGCAGCTGCGACGCGTCGTGA